A genomic stretch from Candidatus Thiothrix anitrata includes:
- a CDS encoding Fic family protein, protein MKWIHEQPEWPQFHWDDKALSAPLAQLRHQQGHLLGRMSHLGFSLQMETSLNTLTSDAVKSSAIEGEQLDREEVRSSIALQLGMDKGGHLPSSRHINGIVEVLLDATQAYQQPLTEERLCAWHSALFPSGFSGMTPIMVGMWRPPSAGAMQVISGAFGRRRVHFEAPDANRLPDEMAAFLDWFEHDGGLDPVLKAGVAHFWFITLHPFEDGNGRIARAIADMALARADATPQRFYSMSAQIEAERKHYYEQLERQQRGSLDITPWLSWFLACLGRAIASAEAALGAVLHKAKVWERLHLYTVNERQRLIMNRMMGDFEGYMNTSKYATMAKCSTDTALRDIGALVAWGVLVQNPAKGRSTSYRLVTAEELTTADVKEVVEDMAVLREWFQQQECSE, encoded by the coding sequence ATGAAATGGATACACGAACAGCCTGAATGGCCTCAATTTCACTGGGATGACAAAGCCTTGAGTGCGCCACTGGCACAACTCCGTCACCAACAAGGTCACTTGCTGGGGCGGATGTCGCACCTTGGGTTTTCACTCCAGATGGAAACCAGCCTGAATACCTTGACCAGCGATGCGGTGAAATCCTCCGCGATTGAAGGTGAGCAACTGGATCGTGAGGAAGTGCGTTCTTCGATTGCGCTCCAGTTGGGGATGGATAAGGGCGGTCATTTGCCCTCCAGCCGCCATATCAATGGCATTGTCGAGGTGTTGCTGGATGCGACGCAGGCTTACCAGCAACCACTGACCGAAGAACGCTTGTGTGCTTGGCATTCCGCACTGTTTCCGAGTGGCTTTAGTGGCATGACACCGATTATGGTTGGGATGTGGCGACCGCCTTCTGCCGGGGCGATGCAAGTTATCTCCGGGGCTTTTGGGCGCAGGCGGGTGCATTTTGAAGCACCGGATGCCAACCGGCTACCTGATGAAATGGCAGCGTTTCTCGATTGGTTTGAGCATGACGGCGGTCTTGACCCGGTGTTGAAAGCGGGTGTGGCACATTTCTGGTTTATCACCTTGCACCCGTTTGAAGACGGCAATGGGCGGATTGCGCGGGCAATTGCGGATATGGCGTTGGCGCGGGCAGATGCTACCCCGCAACGTTTTTACAGCATGTCGGCGCAAATTGAAGCCGAGCGCAAACATTACTATGAGCAACTCGAACGCCAGCAACGCGGTTCGCTGGACATTACCCCCTGGCTGAGCTGGTTTTTGGCGTGTCTTGGGCGGGCAATTGCCAGTGCGGAAGCGGCATTGGGCGCGGTATTGCACAAGGCCAAGGTGTGGGAACGCTTGCACCTTTACACGGTAAATGAGCGGCAACGCCTGATTATGAACCGGATGATGGGTGATTTTGAGGGGTACATGAATACCTCGAAATACGCCACGATGGCGAAATGCTCGACGGATACGGCATTGCGGGATATTGGCGCGTTGGTGGCTTGGGGCGTGTTGGTGCAGAATCCGGCGAAGGGGCGCAGTACCAGTTATCGGCTGGTGACGGCGGAGGAGTTAACGACAGCCGATGTCAAAGAAGTCGTTGAGGATATGGCTGTTCTCCGTGAATGGTTTCAGCAACAGGAATGCAGTGAATAG
- the recA gene encoding recombinase RecA has protein sequence MDENKKKALAAALGQIERQFGKGTVMRMGDSSAARDIEVISTGSLGLDIALGIGGLPKGRVVEIYGPESSGKTTLTLQVIAECQKMGGTAAFIDAEHALDPIYAQKIGVNVDDLLVSQPDNGEQALEIADMLVRSNAVDIVVVDSVAALTPKAEIEGDMGDSHVGLQARLMSQALRKLTGNIKRSNTLVIFINQIRMKIGVMFGNPETTTGGNALKFYSSVRLDIRRIGAIKKGDEITGSETRVKVVKNKVAPPFKQAEFEILYGEGISREGELVDLGVKQGLIGKAGAWYSYKGDKIGQGKDNARNYLKEHPAAAAEIEKAVREACMNTPGFAAVTEETDGDAGLDDVV, from the coding sequence ATGGACGAGAACAAAAAGAAAGCCCTCGCCGCCGCCCTAGGCCAGATTGAACGTCAGTTTGGTAAAGGCACTGTGATGCGCATGGGCGACTCCAGTGCTGCCCGCGACATTGAAGTGATTTCTACCGGCTCATTAGGGCTGGACATTGCCCTCGGCATCGGCGGTTTGCCCAAGGGGCGTGTCGTCGAAATTTACGGCCCGGAATCTTCCGGTAAAACCACTCTGACACTGCAAGTGATTGCCGAATGCCAAAAAATGGGCGGCACAGCGGCGTTCATTGATGCGGAACACGCGCTTGACCCGATTTACGCGCAAAAAATCGGCGTTAACGTTGACGATTTGCTGGTTTCCCAGCCAGACAACGGCGAACAAGCCTTGGAAATCGCCGATATGCTAGTGCGTTCTAACGCGGTTGACATCGTGGTCGTCGACTCGGTAGCAGCGTTGACCCCAAAAGCGGAAATCGAAGGCGATATGGGCGATTCCCACGTCGGCTTGCAAGCGCGGTTAATGTCACAAGCCCTCCGCAAACTTACCGGTAATATCAAGCGTTCCAATACCTTGGTGATTTTCATTAACCAAATTCGCATGAAAATTGGCGTGATGTTCGGCAACCCGGAAACGACTACTGGCGGTAACGCGCTGAAGTTCTACTCATCCGTGCGTCTGGATATTCGCCGCATTGGTGCAATTAAGAAGGGTGACGAAATTACTGGCTCTGAAACTCGCGTCAAAGTGGTCAAAAATAAAGTTGCGCCACCGTTCAAGCAAGCCGAATTTGAAATTCTGTACGGCGAAGGCATTTCCCGCGAAGGCGAATTGGTTGACCTCGGTGTCAAGCAAGGGCTGATTGGCAAAGCCGGTGCATGGTACAGCTACAAAGGCGATAAAATTGGTCAAGGCAAGGATAATGCGCGTAACTACCTGAAAGAGCATCCAGCAGCGGCGGCTGAGATTGAAAAAGCGGTGCGTGAAGCCTGTATGAATACGCCAGGTTTTGCAGCAGTGACCGAAGAAACGGACGGTGATGCCGGTCTTGACGACGTGGTGTAA
- the alaS gene encoding alanine--tRNA ligase has translation MNTAELRQHFLDFFASKGHEILPSSSLIPGNDPTLLFTNAGMVQFKDVFLGEDIRPYKRATTSQRCVRAGGKHNDLENVGYTARHHTFFEMLGNFSFGDYFKHDAIHYAWEFLTEVLKLPKGKLWVTVYADDDEAYNIWAQQIGVPTDRITRIGDNKGARYASDNFWQMGDTGPCGPCTEIFYDHGEHIWGGPPGTPEEDGDRYIEIWNLVFMQYERTKDGEMRPLPKPSVDTGMGMERLAAVMQGVHSNYEIDLFQTLLKKGTELAKNADPNSPSLKVIADHIRSCSFLIVDGVLPSNEGRGYVLRRIIRRAIRHGYKLGMEAPFFHKLVQPLVDEMGKAYPELAAAQPLVEQALEKEERRFAETLEQGMKILEEAIAGMSGDTIDGETVFKLYDTYGFPVDLTGDIARERNLKLDEAGFEAAMNAQRERARAAGKFGADYGDKLDVSGATAFHGYEQLAETSTITALFRGSDAVTSLQAGDEGRIVLDHTPFYAESGGQVGDTGVLHTGDAVFRVTDTRKQGATFIHIGTLESGTLSVGTNVAAEVDAERRQAIILNHSATHLMHAALRQVLGTHVEQKGSLVTPDRLRFDFSQPDPVSAEQIAEVEAIVNREIRANAATSAQVMNMEAAKQAGAMALFGEKYGDEVRVLKIGFSTELCGGCHVNRTGDIGLFKIVSEGGVAAGVRRIEAVTGANALTWLAEVTSRLDNVARLLKSNPVEVTDKLDAMLQKSRALEKELEQLKGKMASQAGSNLADQAVEVGGMRVLAAHLEGADPKSLRDTVDQLKNKLGKAVVILATVADGKVSLVAGVTKDETAKVKAGDLLGFVAAQLGGKGGGRPDMAQGGGTDVAALPAALASVQGWVAERV, from the coding sequence ATGAATACTGCTGAACTCAGACAACATTTTCTCGATTTTTTCGCCAGCAAAGGCCATGAAATCCTCCCGTCCAGCTCGTTAATACCGGGCAATGACCCGACCTTGCTGTTCACCAATGCAGGCATGGTGCAATTCAAGGACGTATTTTTGGGCGAGGATATACGTCCTTACAAGCGTGCGACGACTTCGCAGCGTTGCGTGCGTGCGGGCGGCAAGCACAACGACTTGGAAAATGTTGGTTACACCGCACGTCACCACACCTTTTTTGAAATGCTCGGCAACTTCAGTTTTGGCGATTATTTCAAACACGATGCGATTCACTATGCGTGGGAGTTCCTCACCGAAGTGCTGAAATTGCCCAAAGGCAAGCTGTGGGTCACGGTCTACGCGGACGACGACGAAGCCTATAACATTTGGGCGCAGCAAATCGGTGTGCCAACCGATCGCATTACCCGCATCGGCGATAATAAGGGAGCACGTTATGCTTCCGACAATTTCTGGCAAATGGGTGATACTGGGCCGTGCGGGCCTTGCACCGAAATTTTCTATGATCACGGCGAACATATTTGGGGCGGGCCACCGGGAACGCCTGAAGAAGATGGCGACCGTTACATCGAGATTTGGAACTTGGTGTTCATGCAGTACGAGCGCACCAAAGATGGCGAAATGCGTCCGCTGCCGAAACCTTCCGTCGACACAGGTATGGGTATGGAGCGTCTGGCGGCGGTGATGCAAGGCGTTCACAGCAATTACGAAATCGACTTGTTCCAAACGCTGCTCAAAAAAGGCACGGAGCTGGCGAAAAATGCCGACCCGAATAGCCCGTCATTGAAGGTCATTGCTGACCACATCCGTTCGTGCTCCTTCCTGATTGTGGATGGGGTATTGCCGTCGAATGAAGGGCGTGGTTATGTGTTGCGCCGGATTATTCGCCGTGCTATCCGTCACGGTTACAAACTGGGCATGGAAGCACCGTTTTTCCACAAGCTGGTTCAACCCTTAGTGGATGAAATGGGCAAAGCTTACCCTGAACTTGCCGCTGCCCAGCCCTTGGTCGAACAGGCGTTGGAAAAAGAAGAACGTCGCTTTGCCGAAACGCTTGAACAAGGCATGAAGATTCTGGAAGAGGCGATTGCGGGCATGTCCGGCGACACCATTGACGGCGAAACTGTGTTCAAGTTGTATGACACTTACGGTTTCCCGGTGGACTTGACGGGTGATATTGCCCGCGAACGCAACCTCAAGCTGGACGAAGCTGGATTTGAAGCAGCAATGAATGCGCAACGCGAACGCGCCCGTGCTGCCGGTAAATTCGGCGCGGATTACGGCGACAAGCTGGATGTGAGTGGCGCAACGGCATTCCACGGTTACGAGCAATTGGCGGAAACGTCCACCATTACCGCGCTGTTCCGTGGTAGCGACGCGGTGACGAGCCTGCAAGCCGGTGATGAAGGGCGTATCGTGCTGGATCACACGCCATTCTATGCCGAATCCGGTGGTCAGGTGGGCGATACTGGCGTGTTGCACACGGGCGATGCGGTATTCCGCGTTACCGATACCCGCAAGCAGGGCGCAACGTTTATTCATATCGGTACGCTGGAATCTGGCACCTTGTCCGTCGGTACAAACGTTGCCGCCGAAGTGGATGCCGAACGTCGCCAAGCAATTATTCTCAACCATTCCGCCACGCATTTGATGCATGCCGCACTGCGCCAAGTGTTGGGTACGCACGTTGAGCAAAAAGGCTCATTGGTGACACCCGACCGTTTGCGTTTTGACTTCTCGCAACCTGATCCGGTTTCCGCCGAGCAAATTGCCGAGGTAGAAGCCATCGTCAACCGTGAAATCCGTGCCAATGCTGCCACTTCTGCGCAAGTCATGAACATGGAAGCTGCCAAGCAAGCCGGTGCAATGGCGTTGTTCGGCGAAAAGTACGGCGATGAAGTGCGCGTCTTGAAAATCGGTTTCTCCACGGAATTGTGCGGCGGTTGCCACGTTAATCGTACTGGTGACATCGGCTTGTTCAAAATCGTCAGCGAGGGTGGGGTTGCCGCCGGTGTGCGCCGTATCGAAGCTGTGACTGGCGCAAACGCCCTGACATGGCTTGCGGAAGTCACTAGCCGTTTGGATAATGTGGCGCGTTTGCTTAAATCCAATCCAGTAGAAGTGACGGACAAGCTCGATGCGATGCTGCAAAAAAGCCGCGCTCTCGAAAAGGAACTGGAACAGCTTAAAGGCAAAATGGCTTCCCAAGCCGGTTCCAACCTTGCCGATCAAGCGGTGGAGGTGGGTGGAATGCGCGTTCTCGCAGCGCATCTGGAAGGGGCTGATCCCAAATCCTTGCGCGACACCGTTGACCAGTTGAAAAACAAACTGGGCAAAGCGGTGGTGATTCTCGCCACGGTAGCGGATGGCAAAGTCAGTCTGGTGGCAGGTGTCACCAAAGACGAAACCGCCAAAGTCAAAGCCGGTGATTTGCTGGGCTTTGTGGCTGCGCAACTGGGTGGCAAAGGCGGCGGTCGCCCGGACATGGCTCAAGGCGGCGGCACGGATGTGGCAGCATTGCCCGCCGCGTTAGCCAGCGTACAGGGCTGGGTTGCCGAACGGGTTTAA
- a CDS encoding aspartate kinase, which produces MALIVQKYGGTSVGTPERIEAVADRVIRWKQQGNDVIVVVSAMSGETNKLVALINAINPQGSEREKDAILSTGEQVTIGLLAMALEKKGQPARSYTGAQVRILTDDAHTKARIRDIDAEPIRKDLVEGKVVVVAGFQGVTESGSITTLGRGGSDTTGVALAVALKADECQIYTDVDGVYTTDPRVEPKARHIPRLTLEEMLEMASQGSKVLQIRSVEFAYKYDMPIRVLSSFDEFGQGKSTLVTREEEVMEEVSVRGIAFNRDEAQLTVLGVPDRPGVAYQILGPISDANVEVDMIVQNIGSDGSTDFTFTVHKNDYAKARQILCKTAETMGAKQCTGDEHIAKVAIVGAGMRSHAGVASKMFKTLADEGINIRMISTSEIKVAVVVDEKYLELAVRVLHDAFGLSQAA; this is translated from the coding sequence ATGGCACTGATCGTACAGAAATACGGCGGTACATCGGTTGGCACACCTGAGCGTATCGAGGCTGTGGCTGACCGGGTAATCCGCTGGAAACAACAGGGTAATGATGTCATCGTGGTGGTTTCCGCGATGTCGGGCGAAACCAATAAGCTGGTCGCGCTCATCAACGCCATTAACCCACAAGGTTCGGAGCGCGAAAAAGACGCGATTCTGTCCACCGGCGAACAAGTCACGATTGGCTTGCTGGCGATGGCGTTGGAAAAGAAAGGTCAACCGGCGCGTTCTTACACCGGGGCGCAAGTCCGCATTTTGACCGATGATGCGCACACCAAAGCGCGTATCCGTGACATTGATGCTGAACCGATCCGCAAGGATTTGGTGGAAGGCAAAGTGGTGGTAGTAGCAGGTTTCCAAGGCGTGACCGAATCCGGTAGCATTACTACTTTAGGGCGCGGCGGTTCGGATACCACGGGCGTGGCGTTGGCAGTGGCGTTGAAAGCCGACGAATGCCAGATTTACACCGACGTGGATGGCGTTTACACCACCGACCCGCGTGTCGAACCCAAAGCGCGTCACATTCCGCGCCTGACCTTGGAAGAAATGCTGGAAATGGCCAGCCAAGGTTCCAAGGTGCTGCAAATTCGTTCGGTTGAGTTTGCCTATAAATATGATATGCCTATCCGCGTGCTGTCTAGCTTTGACGAATTTGGTCAGGGCAAAAGCACGCTGGTCACTCGTGAGGAAGAAGTAATGGAAGAAGTCTCAGTCCGTGGGATTGCGTTTAATCGTGATGAAGCTCAATTGACGGTGTTAGGTGTGCCAGACCGTCCGGGTGTGGCTTACCAGATTCTGGGGCCGATTTCCGATGCTAACGTTGAAGTTGACATGATTGTGCAGAATATCGGTTCTGACGGTTCTACTGACTTTACTTTCACGGTTCACAAGAACGATTACGCTAAAGCCCGCCAGATTCTGTGTAAGACCGCAGAAACGATGGGTGCTAAACAATGCACGGGCGACGAACACATTGCTAAAGTTGCCATTGTTGGTGCGGGAATGCGTTCGCACGCAGGCGTTGCCAGCAAAATGTTTAAGACATTGGCTGATGAAGGCATCAATATCCGCATGATTTCGACTTCTGAAATCAAGGTTGCTGTTGTGGTTGACGAGAAGTATCTGGAACTCGCGGTGCGCGTGTTGCACGATGCATTTGGTTTATCACAAGCTGCATAA
- a CDS encoding type I restriction-modification system subunit M N-terminal domain-containing protein, translated as MSQTANNLAAYCWSIADLLRGDFKQSQYGRIILPFTLLRRMECVLADSKDKVLAEHERVKALRLPEEAQEKLLLRASGLAFFNTSKMDLGKLGEAGIKANLESYLQGFSRDAREIFEYFNVAEFVGQLNDANLLYKVVQKVRATDLSPAAVSNHDMGRTDPAVCGKLE; from the coding sequence ATGAGCCAAACCGCCAATAACCTCGCCGCCTACTGCTGGTCAATCGCCGACTTGCTGCGCGGTGATTTCAAACAGTCCCAATACGGGCGCATTATCCTGCCGTTCACCCTGTTACGCCGCATGGAATGTGTGTTGGCAGACAGCAAGGACAAAGTGCTGGCGGAACACGAGCGCGTCAAAGCCCTGAGATTGCCGGAAGAAGCACAGGAAAAGCTGTTGCTGCGTGCCAGCGGTCTGGCGTTTTTCAATACCTCGAAAATGGATCTGGGCAAGCTGGGCGAAGCGGGGATCAAGGCCAATCTGGAAAGCTATTTGCAAGGCTTTTCCCGTGATGCCCGCGAGATTTTCGAGTATTTCAACGTTGCGGAATTTGTCGGGCAGCTCAATGACGCCAACCTGTTGTACAAGGTGGTGCAGAAAGTGCGGGCGACCGATTTAAGCCCTGCCGCCGTTTCCAACCACGACATGGGGCGAACTGATCCGGCGGTTTGCGGAAAGCTCGAATGA
- the csrA gene encoding carbon storage regulator CsrA produces the protein MLILTRRVGETLMIGDEVSVTVLGVKGNQVRLGINAPKDVAVHREEIYERIRHEHIEPLVVEENTN, from the coding sequence ATGTTAATTCTGACGCGGAGGGTAGGGGAAACCCTCATGATCGGAGATGAAGTAAGTGTTACCGTCCTTGGTGTGAAAGGTAATCAGGTACGCTTAGGAATCAATGCACCAAAGGATGTTGCTGTCCATCGTGAAGAAATTTACGAACGCATCCGACACGAGCACATCGAACCACTGGTCGTTGAAGAAAATACAAATTAG
- a CDS encoding C-terminal helicase domain-containing protein: MQSGLKAVVFSQWALMTEMVEQRLRRMGVGCVRLHGGVPTDKRGELMDKFHDDDAIQVFISTDAGGTGLNLQNAAVLINLDMPWNPAVLDQRIARIHRLGQKQR; the protein is encoded by the coding sequence GTGCAATCCGGTCTCAAGGCGGTGGTGTTTTCGCAGTGGGCATTGATGACTGAAATGGTGGAGCAGCGTTTGCGTCGCATGGGCGTGGGTTGTGTGCGCCTGCATGGTGGTGTGCCGACCGACAAGCGTGGTGAATTGATGGATAAGTTCCATGATGATGACGCTATCCAAGTGTTCATTTCCACCGATGCAGGTGGTACGGGTTTGAACCTGCAAAATGCAGCGGTACTGATTAACCTCGATATGCCTTGGAATCCAGCGGTGCTGGATCAGCGCATTGCCCGAATCCATCGTTTGGGACAGAAGCAAAGGTGA
- a CDS encoding regulatory protein RecX: MANGRECETVAVRLLAQREHSRHELAQKVRQRCECDTISLNALLDKLQSLGYLDDARYAAAFVRSSISRGRGPQRISYELREHGVDDTTAAQALAEADVDWHDLACEQRIKKFGGEIPTDYKERARQSRFLAGRGFYTDAIKAAFQ; this comes from the coding sequence ATGGCTAATGGACGGGAATGCGAAACGGTAGCGGTGCGTTTGTTGGCGCAGCGTGAGCATTCCCGCCATGAACTCGCGCAAAAAGTGCGTCAGCGTTGCGAGTGCGATACTATCAGCTTGAACGCGCTCTTGGATAAATTGCAGTCGCTGGGTTATCTGGATGATGCCCGTTACGCGGCTGCTTTTGTCCGTTCGTCAATCTCGCGGGGGCGTGGCCCGCAGCGGATTAGCTATGAATTACGCGAGCATGGCGTGGATGACACCACGGCTGCTCAGGCATTGGCAGAAGCCGATGTCGACTGGCACGATCTGGCCTGTGAACAACGGATCAAGAAATTTGGCGGGGAAATCCCGACTGATTACAAGGAACGCGCCCGGCAATCTCGATTTCTTGCCGGGCGCGGTTTTTATACCGATGCGATTAAAGCTGCTTTCCAATGA
- a CDS encoding transglutaminase family protein has product MKRYKILHRTYYNFPAAVQLEPHVLRLRPRGGYELHIESSSLNITPPATLRWHRDVEDNSVAIATFQTLTTQLAIESTIIIQQYNDAPLDFLVADYAMYYPFAYLSDDLVVLSPYRQAGDPRSELLEKWVASIWQPGEKLQTYSLLQRLAERIQQTLVYQSREEPGVQSAADTLKRGMGSCRDSAYLFMEAARRLGFAARFVSGYLHTQPSPTDLGATHAWAEVFLPGAGWKGFDPTIGAIVGTDHIAVAVARQPEAVPPIAGAYVGPPGATLDVGVWVMDITPEI; this is encoded by the coding sequence ATGAAACGCTATAAAATTCTGCATCGCACCTACTACAACTTTCCCGCTGCTGTGCAGCTTGAGCCGCATGTGCTGCGCCTGCGCCCACGGGGAGGCTATGAATTACACATCGAATCCTCAAGCTTAAACATCACCCCGCCCGCCACCCTACGTTGGCATCGTGATGTCGAAGACAATTCCGTGGCAATAGCCACCTTCCAAACCCTGACCACCCAACTAGCCATCGAAAGCACTATTATTATTCAGCAATATAACGACGCTCCGCTGGATTTTTTGGTGGCTGATTACGCGATGTATTACCCGTTCGCCTACCTGTCGGATGATCTGGTGGTGTTGTCGCCTTACCGACAGGCGGGTGATCCGCGTAGTGAGCTGCTGGAAAAATGGGTGGCAAGCATCTGGCAACCCGGCGAAAAGCTGCAAACCTACAGCTTGTTGCAACGCCTTGCTGAGCGCATCCAGCAAACGCTGGTGTATCAGTCACGCGAAGAGCCGGGGGTGCAATCTGCTGCCGACACGCTCAAGCGCGGTATGGGGTCGTGTCGCGATTCGGCGTATTTGTTCATGGAAGCGGCGCGGCGTTTGGGGTTTGCGGCGCGTTTTGTCAGTGGTTATCTGCACACGCAGCCTTCGCCCACCGATTTGGGTGCAACCCATGCGTGGGCAGAAGTGTTTTTGCCCGGTGCTGGATGGAAGGGTTTTGACCCGACCATCGGTGCAATCGTCGGCACAGATCACATTGCGGTCGCGGTCGCACGCCAGCCCGAAGCCGTGCCGCCAATTGCAGGCGCATACGTAGGGCCGCCGGGGGCAACGTTGGATGTCGGCGTGTGGGTAATGGACATTACTCCCGAAATTTAA
- a CDS encoding P-loop NTPase family protein produces MGRVHFIGGEKGGVGKSLTARLLAQYFIDSATPFTGFDSDQSHGSFSRFYKDFASSLRVDDYDSLDNIIEVAETQPEHDLIIDLAAQTSARLGQWIEESDVFGIFTEMGRKVFIWHVMDDGADALSLLDKTLDSYPQQDIQFIVVQNMGRGENFDAFEQSPIFQKAQQRNAYCMTLGKLHAKLVQKVDFNDLSFWAAANNRDLMSTPERQRVRVWLDNAYRQFDHFLKHDEEPEDT; encoded by the coding sequence ATGGGTAGGGTACATTTCATCGGCGGCGAAAAAGGCGGTGTTGGCAAATCGCTGACCGCACGTTTGCTGGCACAGTATTTCATCGACAGCGCAACGCCGTTTACAGGGTTCGACTCCGACCAGTCACACGGCAGTTTTTCTCGATTTTACAAAGACTTCGCTTCATCGTTGCGGGTGGATGACTACGACAGTCTGGACAATATTATCGAAGTCGCGGAAACCCAGCCGGAACATGACCTTATTATCGACCTTGCTGCACAAACCTCTGCCCGATTGGGACAATGGATTGAGGAAAGCGATGTGTTCGGCATTTTCACCGAAATGGGGCGTAAAGTGTTCATCTGGCACGTGATGGATGACGGCGCAGATGCCCTAAGTCTGCTGGACAAAACGCTGGATAGCTATCCACAGCAAGACATTCAGTTCATTGTGGTGCAAAACATGGGGCGTGGTGAAAACTTCGATGCCTTCGAGCAATCACCAATTTTCCAGAAAGCGCAACAACGTAATGCATATTGCATGACGCTGGGCAAACTGCATGCCAAACTGGTGCAGAAAGTCGATTTTAACGACTTGAGTTTCTGGGCGGCGGCGAATAACCGCGACTTGATGAGTACGCCAGAACGCCAACGGGTGCGGGTGTGGCTGGATAATGCCTACAGACAATTCGACCATTTCCTCAAACACGATGAAGAGCCAGAGGATACTTAA
- a CDS encoding PDDEXK nuclease domain-containing protein: MYWQVGKRIADEILKGQRGEYGQQIISTLAQQLSAEFGRGWSKRNLANMVKFVEYFPDNEILHALRTQLSWTHFRQLLAIDEPLKRDFYVQMSITSRWSTHTLAERIDSQLYERTAISKKPEQTITKELQHLQSQGQISQDLLFKDPCLLDFLELNDHYLEKDLEDAILRDLEQFLLELGAGFTFIARQKRLHIDNDDFYIDLLFYNRKLKRLIAIDLKIGHFKPEFKGQMELYLRWLARYEQEPGEQPPLGIILCAGKKQEQIELLELDNSGIHVAEYLTTLPPKALLEQRLHQAIERARLRLQDQEDATLNLPNTPA; encoded by the coding sequence TTGTACTGGCAAGTCGGCAAGCGTATCGCGGATGAAATCCTCAAGGGTCAACGCGGCGAATACGGTCAGCAAATCATCAGCACGCTGGCGCAACAACTATCCGCTGAATTCGGGCGCGGCTGGTCAAAACGCAATTTGGCGAATATGGTGAAATTTGTCGAGTATTTCCCCGATAATGAGATTTTGCACGCACTGCGTACACAATTGAGTTGGACGCATTTCAGGCAGTTGCTTGCAATTGACGAGCCGTTAAAACGTGATTTTTACGTGCAAATGAGCATTACCAGCCGTTGGTCAACCCACACCTTGGCAGAACGCATCGACTCCCAATTGTACGAACGCACCGCCATTTCCAAAAAGCCGGAACAAACCATCACCAAAGAGCTGCAACACCTGCAAAGCCAAGGGCAAATCAGTCAGGACTTGCTGTTCAAAGACCCCTGCCTGCTCGATTTCCTCGAACTCAACGACCACTATCTGGAAAAAGACTTGGAGGACGCTATCCTGCGTGATCTGGAACAATTCCTGCTGGAGTTGGGCGCAGGTTTCACCTTCATCGCCCGCCAGAAACGCCTGCACATCGACAACGATGATTTCTACATTGACCTGCTGTTCTACAACCGCAAACTCAAACGCCTGATTGCCATTGACCTGAAAATCGGTCATTTCAAACCCGAATTCAAAGGTCAGATGGAATTGTACCTACGCTGGCTTGCCCGTTACGAACAAGAACCGGGCGAACAACCACCCTTGGGAATTATCCTCTGCGCCGGAAAAAAGCAGGAACAAATCGAACTGCTGGAGCTGGATAACAGCGGCATCCATGTAGCGGAATACCTGACGACCTTGCCACCCAAAGCCTTGCTGGAGCAACGTTTGCATCAGGCGATAGAGCGGGCGCGGCTGCGCTTGCAGGATCAGGAGGATGCGACACTTAACCTTCCAAACACCCCGGCGTAA